The following are encoded together in the Candidatus Methanoperedens sp. genome:
- a CDS encoding MoaD/ThiS family protein produces MPKINVRFFANFREFTKTSELEIEGDTIREILEVICIKFPEMDKILFIDGKLQPYVNIFLNGENILESDGIDKLLQPGDEIAIFPPVSGG; encoded by the coding sequence ATGCCAAAAATCAACGTCAGGTTCTTTGCAAATTTCAGGGAATTCACAAAAACAAGTGAGCTTGAAATTGAAGGAGATACTATCCGGGAGATACTTGAAGTGATTTGTATTAAGTTCCCGGAAATGGATAAGATCTTATTTATTGATGGAAAATTACAGCCTTATGTTAATATTTTTCTGAATGGGGAAAATATTCTTGAGTCAGATGGAATAGATAAGTTGCTTCAACCGGGTGATGAAATAGCTATTTTCCCTCCTGTGTCGGGTGGATGA
- a CDS encoding (5-formylfuran-3-yl)methyl phosphate synthase yields the protein MKLLVSPINVEEARTCKSGGADIIDVKNPKEGSLGANFPWMIKAVKNVAGAVPLSATIGDFNYKPGTASLAALGAAVSGADYIKVGLFDIQTREQALDMLTNIVRSVKEYDKNKFVVASGYSDYKRINSISPFELPEIGETAGVDVVMMDTGIKDGRSTFEFLTEDELRQFVSSSRDHGLQAALAGTIKFEDIPALKRISPDIIGVRGCVCGGDRKSSIRKELVEKLRSLINKN from the coding sequence ATGAAGTTACTCGTAAGCCCGATCAACGTTGAGGAAGCCAGAACCTGCAAATCAGGAGGAGCTGATATCATAGATGTAAAGAACCCGAAAGAAGGCTCACTTGGCGCTAATTTCCCGTGGATGATAAAAGCTGTGAAAAACGTGGCAGGCGCAGTACCTTTGAGCGCAACGATCGGTGATTTTAATTATAAGCCAGGAACGGCATCATTAGCAGCGCTTGGTGCGGCTGTCTCTGGTGCAGATTACATCAAAGTTGGATTATTCGATATACAGACCAGGGAGCAGGCCCTTGACATGCTTACAAATATCGTCCGTTCTGTAAAGGAATATGATAAAAATAAGTTTGTAGTGGCTTCAGGTTATTCTGATTATAAGCGAATTAATTCCATTTCACCTTTTGAACTGCCAGAGATAGGTGAAACAGCAGGCGTAGATGTTGTGATGATGGATACGGGAATCAAGGATGGCCGCTCCACATTTGAATTCCTGACCGAAGATGAACTCAGGCAGTTCGTTTCAAGTTCAAGAGACCACGGGCTCCAGGCAGCCCTTGCAGGCACGATCAAATTTGAAGATATCCCTGCATTAAAAAGAATTTCTCCGGATATTATCGGGGTCAGGGGTTGCGTGTGCGGCGGAGACCGCAAATCTTCAATAAGGAAAGAGCTTGTTGAAAAATTAAGATCCCTGATCAACAAGAATTAA
- a CDS encoding antitoxin, with protein MATKTITITLDAYKKLRAKKAPNESFTDIILKLTRKKNTLDYIRSLKTSTELADNIEKSMQETRKAKLRKVDL; from the coding sequence ATGGCGACCAAAACCATAACAATTACGCTGGATGCTTATAAGAAATTACGAGCAAAAAAAGCCCCTAACGAAAGCTTTACGGACATAATATTGAAACTGACCAGGAAAAAGAATACGCTTGATTACATACGTTCACTGAAAACCAGTACCGAACTTGCAGATAATATTGAAAAATCAATGCAGGAAACAAGAAAAGCAAAACTCAGGAAAGTTGATCTATGA
- a CDS encoding molybdopterin molybdotransferase MoeA gives MMFKERINAQKAKELFLHSFQPISKIEALPIEECDGRIIAEDIIASIDVPHYRRAAMDGFAVMASETLGAGTGSPVILRLSNNMEKGTCMRVHTGSPMPENSDAVVMIEDTVLSGDKVEIFAQIHPFKNVGAIGEDVQKGEIILNRGRLLRPCDIAVLASLGIRNIKVFKRPLVVIIPTGEELVPRGKKNLADGEIYETNGLMSAMYIRKWGGIPCLLDIVTDSPDRIKEAIISNLDADMILTSGGTSVGKRDFVPAVIGSLGKLLAHGVGISPGKPTALGIINGKPVVCMPGYPVAGIVALFFYGKAAFRRLGHIPDEPERTVKAVLSGKIAGRTGYKTFARVKIDNGVAIPLATAGAGILSSVSKADGFVIIPENIEGRNAGEEVEVVLID, from the coding sequence ATGATGTTTAAAGAAAGAATAAATGCACAAAAAGCAAAAGAATTATTTCTCCATTCATTTCAACCAATTTCAAAAATAGAGGCTTTGCCAATTGAAGAATGTGATGGAAGGATAATTGCAGAAGATATAATTGCAAGCATAGATGTGCCGCATTACCGGCGTGCAGCCATGGATGGATTTGCAGTCATGGCATCTGAAACGCTCGGAGCAGGCACTGGTTCACCTGTTATTCTCAGATTATCAAATAATATGGAGAAAGGCACATGCATGAGGGTGCATACAGGTTCACCCATGCCGGAAAATTCGGACGCAGTCGTTATGATTGAAGATACGGTATTGTCCGGCGATAAGGTTGAAATATTTGCACAAATCCATCCTTTTAAGAACGTTGGGGCAATAGGGGAGGATGTACAAAAAGGTGAAATTATCTTAAACAGGGGACGCTTGCTTCGTCCCTGTGATATCGCTGTTCTTGCGTCACTTGGTATCCGGAATATTAAAGTTTTTAAAAGGCCCCTTGTTGTTATCATTCCGACCGGTGAGGAACTTGTGCCCAGGGGTAAGAAAAACCTGGCGGATGGAGAAATCTATGAAACAAATGGATTGATGTCTGCAATGTATATACGAAAATGGGGTGGTATCCCGTGCCTGCTTGATATTGTGACCGATTCTCCTGACAGAATAAAAGAAGCTATTATATCAAACCTTGATGCAGATATGATTTTAACAAGCGGTGGGACTTCAGTGGGAAAACGCGATTTTGTTCCGGCAGTTATCGGATCACTTGGAAAACTCCTTGCCCATGGTGTCGGGATCAGTCCTGGAAAGCCTACAGCTCTTGGGATTATCAATGGTAAACCTGTTGTATGCATGCCCGGATATCCTGTTGCAGGTATAGTTGCGCTTTTTTTTTATGGAAAGGCCGCATTTCGAAGGCTCGGGCATATTCCGGATGAGCCTGAAAGAACTGTAAAGGCAGTGCTTTCCGGAAAGATAGCCGGAAGGACAGGGTATAAAACATTTGCCCGTGTAAAAATAGATAATGGCGTTGCGATCCCACTGGCAACAGCCGGGGCAGGGATTTTAAGTTCGGTTTCTAAAGCTGATGGGTTCGTGATAATTCCGGAAAATATCGAAGGACGAAATGCTGGTGAAGAAGTGGAAGTAGTGTTAATTGATTGA
- the atwA gene encoding methyl coenzyme M reductase system, component A2, with product MTLFIEIKNLRVGFDGVDVLSDINININEGEILGILGKSSAGKSILMHVLRGVEKFNDISGSVIYHLAQCGKCGSIEKPSKIGTPCPKCNANYEKLDADFVTMSIHDPVRRDITRRIAIMLQRTFALYGDERVIVNVMNALQEIDQMGPNAIHKAADLLDQVNLSNRMMHIARELSGGEKQRVVLARQLVKSPIILLADEPTGTLDPKTAELVHESIVNATKNFNMTLIITSHWPKVIEELSHKAIWLDEGKIVMMGKPSEVAAEFMKEVGTVGDQEEVSIGEPIIRGRNLQMTYFSLDRGIVRAVNDISFDINEGEIFGIIGVSGAGKTTTSKIISGLLRPTSGSIDVRIGDEWIDLTQLGPDKKGRATKYIGVLHQEYSLYPHRNIIDNLTESIGLDLPYELAERKAIHTLVTSGFTEKKAKEILAKMPDELSEGERHRVAMAQVLIKEPRILVFDEPTGTMDPVTKIEVSKSILNARKEVGETFVIVSHDMDFVAEICDRAALMRLGKIVDIGETGDVLSKLSSKEREEALQGIAKELK from the coding sequence ATGACGCTATTTATTGAAATTAAAAATCTTCGTGTTGGCTTTGACGGAGTCGATGTTCTCAGTGATATAAATATTAACATCAACGAAGGAGAAATTCTTGGAATCTTAGGAAAAAGCAGCGCAGGAAAATCCATACTTATGCATGTCCTGCGAGGTGTGGAAAAATTTAATGACATTTCAGGAAGCGTAATATATCACCTGGCTCAATGCGGTAAATGTGGGTCCATAGAAAAACCAAGTAAGATAGGAACTCCCTGTCCCAAATGTAACGCCAATTATGAGAAGCTTGATGCGGATTTCGTAACAATGTCAATTCACGATCCGGTACGAAGAGACATAACCAGAAGGATCGCTATCATGCTCCAGAGAACATTTGCATTATATGGTGATGAAAGGGTTATCGTAAATGTCATGAATGCCCTTCAGGAAATTGACCAGATGGGGCCAAATGCCATTCATAAGGCAGCAGACCTGCTTGACCAGGTAAATCTTTCCAACAGGATGATGCATATTGCAAGAGAACTCTCTGGCGGTGAAAAACAACGTGTGGTGCTTGCAAGACAGCTTGTCAAAAGCCCTATAATATTGCTCGCAGATGAACCGACCGGTACTCTTGATCCCAAGACTGCCGAACTTGTACATGAAAGCATAGTAAATGCAACAAAGAATTTCAATATGACACTCATCATCACATCCCACTGGCCAAAAGTGATTGAAGAGCTTTCACACAAGGCTATATGGCTTGATGAAGGAAAAATCGTAATGATGGGGAAACCTTCTGAAGTCGCGGCTGAATTTATGAAAGAAGTTGGAACAGTCGGTGATCAGGAAGAAGTCAGTATCGGAGAGCCTATAATCAGGGGACGCAATCTCCAGATGACCTATTTTTCCCTGGACAGGGGTATAGTAAGGGCTGTCAATGATATCAGTTTTGATATTAACGAAGGTGAAATATTCGGAATAATCGGGGTCAGCGGGGCAGGAAAAACCACAACATCAAAGATAATTTCCGGGTTATTAAGGCCGACTTCAGGTTCAATTGACGTGAGAATAGGGGATGAATGGATTGACCTGACACAACTTGGGCCTGACAAGAAAGGACGCGCTACAAAATATATTGGTGTACTGCACCAGGAATACAGTCTTTATCCACACAGGAATATTATCGATAACCTGACTGAGTCTATCGGTCTTGACCTGCCATATGAACTGGCAGAGAGAAAAGCGATCCATACATTGGTAACATCAGGTTTCACGGAAAAAAAGGCAAAAGAAATTCTGGCCAAGATGCCTGATGAGTTAAGTGAAGGGGAAAGGCACAGGGTTGCAATGGCACAGGTACTCATCAAAGAGCCCAGGATACTTGTTTTTGATGAACCCACAGGAACAATGGATCCGGTCACCAAAATTGAAGTTTCAAAATCTATCCTGAATGCCAGGAAAGAAGTAGGAGAAACTTTTGTCATAGTGTCCCATGATATGGATTTTGTTGCTGAGATATGCGACAGGGCAGCATTAATGCGTCTTGGCAAGATAGTTGATATCGGTGAAACAGGCGATGTCCTATCAAAACTTTCCAGCAAAGAACGGGAAGAAGCTCTTCAAGGGATAGCTAAAGAATTAAAATAG
- a CDS encoding sugar phosphate isomerase/epimerase, protein MIIGASSFAGTLPELEREVESVELYIPKLGVYEGTKLIKSRIRKLTDTLSSYDLSTSIHAPYFSDAPNYPHELIVDTARLSDTTEKLMKESIMIAEALGSGIVVIHPGRINGNKNKDESFENMVSGLSRLSKFAKDANVILGLENKEGTDPDNLCISATDLIKAIEETGSPNLRATFDIGHANLTCKGNQVKLREFARELKNYVTHVHVHDNQGFFTEKFWGDLHGAPGKGVIDFSILKELRFNGVYNLEVFSVDDVRAGKKILLGLNYE, encoded by the coding sequence ATGATCATTGGGGCATCATCTTTTGCAGGAACACTTCCTGAATTGGAGCGCGAAGTTGAATCTGTAGAGCTGTATATACCAAAGCTTGGAGTTTATGAAGGAACAAAGTTAATAAAATCACGCATACGCAAACTAACAGATACGCTTTCGTCATACGATTTATCAACTTCTATCCATGCTCCTTATTTTAGCGATGCGCCAAATTACCCGCACGAACTCATTGTGGACACTGCAAGATTGAGTGATACAACAGAGAAGCTCATGAAAGAAAGTATCATGATCGCAGAAGCTCTCGGATCAGGGATTGTGGTTATTCATCCGGGAAGGATCAATGGAAATAAAAATAAAGACGAATCATTTGAAAACATGGTGTCAGGATTATCCCGTCTTTCGAAATTTGCCAAAGATGCGAATGTTATACTCGGACTTGAAAATAAGGAAGGAACTGACCCGGATAACCTGTGCATCAGCGCAACTGACCTGATAAAAGCTATCGAAGAGACAGGTTCACCCAATTTGAGGGCTACTTTTGATATAGGGCATGCCAACCTGACATGCAAGGGAAACCAGGTGAAACTTCGGGAATTTGCCAGGGAGTTAAAAAATTATGTAACGCATGTTCATGTCCACGATAACCAGGGTTTTTTTACAGAGAAATTCTGGGGCGATCTTCATGGTGCGCCTGGAAAAGGAGTTATTGATTTTTCTATTTTGAAAGAACTCAGGTTTAATGGTGTGTATAATCTTGAGGTGTTTTCTGTTGATGATGTAAGGGCGGGAAAGAAGATACTTTTAGGTTTGAATTATGAATAA
- a CDS encoding type II toxin-antitoxin system VapC family toxin produces MTCLDTDFIIDLLRRKPAAERKLEELTADGDKLNTTPLNASELYKGAYNSSRPIEEAKKVRHLLDTLDILEFSIAASETFGKLSIELQRKGNDIGDFDLLIASIALTHGEPLLTKNAKHFSKVPGLAIESY; encoded by the coding sequence ATGACCTGCCTGGACACTGATTTCATAATCGATCTGCTGCGCCGTAAACCTGCTGCGGAGAGAAAACTGGAAGAGCTGACAGCAGATGGTGATAAATTAAATACAACGCCTCTTAATGCATCTGAACTCTACAAAGGTGCATATAACTCATCCCGGCCGATCGAAGAAGCTAAAAAAGTACGGCATCTGCTCGATACCCTTGATATTCTGGAATTTTCAATTGCTGCCAGTGAAACATTTGGGAAACTTTCGATAGAACTCCAGAGAAAAGGAAATGATATCGGGGATTTTGACCTCCTTATAGCAAGTATCGCCCTTACTCATGGCGAGCCTCTGCTTACGAAGAATGCAAAGCACTTTTCGAAGGTTCCGGGACTGGCGATTGAGAGTTATTAA
- a CDS encoding ribose-phosphate diphosphokinase — protein sequence MDIIAGPASQLLAGRVTEVLKSNLLISEFRKFPDGELYTRIADDIGPEVTIIQSTVTDTDLIALLQLIDACSDASRINVVIPYMGYARQDKKFKAGEPISARALARTIKADNVYTINIHDTGILDYFDAKTTDLDATPMIGKYIKNMKFINPLIIAPDDGAIHIAESASSDLGIDYDYLEKTRLSGEIVSIHPKNVNVKGRDVIIIDDIISTGGTVAETVSLLRKQGAHEVYAACVHPVLTNNAIIKLFKAGVKGIIATDTIDKGVSVVSVAPIIASVVVSI from the coding sequence TTGGATATCATCGCAGGTCCGGCGTCACAATTGCTTGCAGGAAGAGTCACAGAAGTATTAAAATCAAATCTTCTTATCAGTGAATTCAGGAAATTTCCTGACGGGGAGCTATATACACGAATTGCTGATGATATCGGACCGGAAGTCACAATAATCCAGAGCACAGTTACGGATACTGATTTAATTGCCCTGCTCCAGTTGATCGATGCATGCAGTGATGCATCCAGGATAAATGTTGTAATTCCCTATATGGGGTATGCTCGCCAGGATAAGAAATTCAAGGCCGGGGAACCCATAAGCGCCCGCGCCCTTGCAAGAACAATAAAGGCTGACAATGTTTATACGATCAACATCCACGATACCGGCATTCTTGATTATTTTGATGCAAAAACAACGGATCTTGACGCCACCCCGATGATAGGGAAATATATAAAAAATATGAAATTCATAAATCCTCTTATTATTGCACCTGATGACGGAGCTATCCATATTGCAGAAAGCGCTTCTTCTGACCTTGGTATTGATTATGATTATCTTGAAAAGACAAGGCTAAGCGGTGAGATTGTATCAATCCATCCAAAGAATGTTAATGTAAAAGGAAGGGATGTTATTATTATCGATGATATCATTTCAACCGGCGGAACCGTTGCAGAAACGGTATCATTACTCAGGAAACAGGGAGCCCATGAAGTCTATGCAGCCTGTGTGCATCCTGTCCTTACAAATAATGCGATTATTAAATTATTTAAGGCGGGAGTAAAAGGTATCATAGCTACCGATACAATTGATAAAGGCGTAAGTGTTGTGAGCGTGGCACCGATTATAGCTTCTGTGGTTGTTAGTATTTGA